A window of Asterias rubens unplaced genomic scaffold, eAstRub1.3, whole genome shotgun sequence contains these coding sequences:
- the LOC117305886 gene encoding uncharacterized protein LOC117305886: MAGATLSVFVAVIAVFLCNAAVQGESEVISHKKILGLRGIPNVVSGSTTDIEVKFIYQGLHLPGTSGKWKMSAYGSATDNAGNDSLIQVDQILSQADQDAGDDVNFRPTVVLKGLDACGVDSYACFIVYRGGEKINSACLKFSPAGCPVAKDTNDYGKWMGLRGIPKLVSASETEVKFFYKGLHVQRPGDSGKWKMSVYGSDTDNSGREDLIEVDQILSQADQDAGYDVNFKPDAVLTGMNGCSGGNNYACFIVYKGEAQKNTGCLKFSPDCRVLTQG, encoded by the exons ATGGCCGGCGCAACTTTATCGGTTTTCGTTGCAGTGATTGCTGTCTTCTTGTGCAATGcagcag taCAAGGCGAGAGCGAGGTCATCAGTCATAAGAAGATATTGGGCCTGCGTGGAATTCCCAACGTCGTCAGCGGCAGTACAACCGACATTGAGGTGAAGTTCATCTACCAAGGCTTGCATCTCCCTGGCACTTCGGGCAAGTGGAAAATGTCTGCCTACGGAAGCGCCACCGACAACGCGGGTAATGACAGTTTGATCCAGGTGGACCAAATACTCAGCCAAGCCGACCAGGATGCAGGTGACGACGTGAACTTCAGACCGACTGTGGTTTTAAAGGGATTGGACGCGTGTGGCGTTGACAGCTACGCTTGTTTCATAGTATACAGAGGTGGAGAAAAGATAAACAGCGCGTGCCTGAAGTTCTCACCCGCCGGCTGCCCAG TTGCGAAGGACACAAATGATTACGGGAAGTGGATGGGCTTGCGTGGAATTCCCAAACTCGTCAGCGCCAGTGAAACCGAGGTGAAGTTCTTTTACAAAGGTCTGCACGTTCAACGACCTGGCGATTCGGGCAAATGGAAAATGTCCGTCTACGGAAGCGACACCGACAACTCTGGCCGGGAAGATTTGATCGAGGTGGACCAAATACTCAGCCAAGCCGACCAGGATGCGGGTTACGATGTGAACTTCAAACCGGACGCGGTATTAACGGGAATGAACGGGTGTTCCGGCGGTAACAACTACGCTTGTTTCATAGTATATAAAGGAGAAGCACAGAAAAACACGGGATGCTTGAAGTTTTCTCCAGATTGCCGAG TTCTTACACAAGGCTAG